In Pseudomonadales bacterium, a single window of DNA contains:
- a CDS encoding trypsin-like peptidase domain-containing protein: MLSLILRGLQWFTGLLICGLSLSIMAASLSDTIAVVKPSVVGVGTYLPTRQPRSQLMGTGFVVGNGSYIVTNAHVIGGELDILHKERRVIFVGVGKTPEVVDVELVRRDNEHDLALLKLSSGKLPALQLGDSSTVREGEEYAFTGFPVGAVLGLYPATHHGIIASITPMAIPAFYSGQLDPRLIRRLQSPYSIFQLDATAYPGNSGSPLYDPATGKVIGVINKVFVKETKESVLEKPSGITYAIPSNYVRDLVKSQQ, from the coding sequence ATGTTGTCATTGATTCTGCGCGGTCTGCAATGGTTCACTGGGTTGCTAATCTGCGGATTATCTTTGTCGATAATGGCAGCTTCGCTATCTGATACCATTGCTGTAGTAAAACCATCGGTGGTGGGTGTCGGGACTTATTTGCCTACCCGTCAGCCTCGTTCCCAACTCATGGGAACGGGGTTTGTGGTAGGCAATGGATCCTATATTGTGACCAATGCACATGTTATTGGCGGTGAGCTGGATATTCTACATAAAGAACGCCGGGTGATTTTTGTGGGCGTCGGGAAAACTCCGGAAGTGGTCGATGTTGAACTGGTTCGCAGAGATAATGAGCATGATCTGGCGTTACTAAAGTTATCAAGCGGGAAATTACCAGCTTTACAATTAGGCGATTCGAGTACGGTGCGAGAAGGTGAGGAATACGCCTTTACCGGTTTTCCGGTGGGGGCTGTGTTGGGGCTTTATCCGGCAACCCATCATGGCATTATCGCCAGTATTACGCCGATGGCGATCCCCGCGTTTTATTCAGGGCAACTTGATCCCAGACTCATTCGGCGCTTGCAATCGCCCTACAGTATTTTTCAGTTGGATGCGACGGCCTATCCGGGAAATAGCGGTAGTCCACTCTATGACCCTGCTACAGGTAAAGTAATTGGTGTTATTAATAAGGTTTTTGTAAAGGAAACCAAGGAGTCTGTGCTTGAAAAACCAAGCGGTATTACCTATGCGATTCCTTCAAACTATGTACGAGATTTAGTTAAGAGCCAGCAGTGA
- a CDS encoding arylesterase, whose product MQRALIVILLVLCPVIVSAKTVLVLGDSLSAAYNMKLEAGWVHLLSERLGPNHQVINASISGDTTAGGVNRLPAALKKHRPDIVILELGANDGLRGLSLTQMKRNLSKMIELSQISGAKVILAAMHLPPNYGDLYNSKFHNVYTELKREHNIVLIPFLLDQVGGVDDMIQADGLHPNEKAQPIILTNVWGQLRKLLDVQKVSLENTQL is encoded by the coding sequence ATGCAACGTGCCCTGATAGTCATTCTTTTAGTGTTATGCCCCGTCATTGTATCTGCAAAAACAGTATTGGTGTTAGGCGACAGCCTAAGCGCCGCTTACAACATGAAACTGGAAGCGGGCTGGGTTCATTTGCTCAGTGAGCGATTAGGCCCAAATCACCAAGTGATTAATGCCAGCATCAGTGGTGACACCACCGCCGGAGGAGTTAATCGATTACCCGCCGCCTTGAAAAAGCACCGCCCGGACATTGTAATTTTAGAACTTGGCGCCAACGATGGCCTGCGCGGCCTTTCCTTAACACAAATGAAACGAAATCTATCGAAGATGATCGAGCTTTCGCAAATCAGTGGCGCCAAAGTAATCCTAGCCGCGATGCATTTACCGCCGAACTATGGGGATTTGTACAATAGTAAATTTCACAATGTATATACTGAGCTAAAGAGAGAGCATAACATTGTGCTAATCCCCTTTCTGTTAGACCAGGTGGGCGGCGTCGATGATATGATTCAGGCTGACGGCTTGCATCCAAATGAGAAGGCGCAACCGATTATTCTCACCAATGTTTGGGGGCAGCTGAGGAAATTACTCGATGTACAAAAAGTTAGTTTGGAAAATACACAGTTATAG
- the purU gene encoding formyltetrahydrofolate deformylase produces MTPEKSHRQEQHYILTLSSPDRKGIVRAVANFLYDWDANIIDAGQHGDPVSGRFFLRTEFCSASQTSLTNLEELEQAFLPIAQEFSMDWQFHDASRRTKVLIAASKHGHCLNDLLHRWNTGVLPIDIVGVVSNHQDMREMVEWHSLPFHYLPVTKATKAEQEKAILAVMQDTGAELLALARYMQILSDEMCQALSGKAINIHHSFLPGFKGAKPYHQAYERGVKIIGATAHYVTCDLDEGPIIEQCTERVDHLYSPDELVQIGRDTECMAFARAIKWHCEHRVILNGNRTVVFK; encoded by the coding sequence ATGACACCAGAGAAAAGCCACAGACAAGAACAACACTACATTCTCACCCTCTCCAGCCCAGACCGAAAGGGCATCGTCAGAGCTGTAGCGAATTTCCTCTACGACTGGGACGCTAACATCATTGATGCGGGGCAGCATGGCGACCCTGTTTCCGGCAGATTTTTCCTGCGTACTGAGTTTTGCAGCGCCTCACAAACATCATTAACCAACCTCGAAGAACTGGAACAGGCATTCCTACCGATTGCACAAGAGTTTTCGATGGATTGGCAGTTTCACGATGCCAGTCGGCGTACCAAAGTGCTGATTGCTGCTTCGAAGCATGGCCACTGTCTGAACGATCTGCTCCACAGATGGAATACTGGAGTGCTGCCCATCGATATCGTCGGCGTCGTGTCTAATCATCAGGATATGCGTGAAATGGTGGAGTGGCATAGCCTGCCCTTCCATTATTTACCGGTCACTAAGGCAACCAAGGCGGAACAAGAAAAAGCCATTTTAGCAGTGATGCAGGATACCGGGGCGGAATTACTCGCATTGGCCAGATACATGCAAATTCTTTCTGATGAAATGTGTCAAGCGCTTTCCGGCAAGGCCATTAATATTCATCACTCCTTTCTACCGGGTTTTAAGGGCGCCAAGCCCTATCATCAGGCTTATGAGCGCGGCGTTAAAATTATCGGTGCGACCGCACACTATGTTACTTGCGATTTGGACGAAGGGCCCATAATTGAACAATGTACTGAACGAGTAGACCATTTGTACAGCCCTGACGAATTGGTACAGATTGGCCGCGACACCGAGTGCATGGCATTTGCCCGTGCGATTAAATGGCATTGCGAGCATCGCGTTATTTTGAATGGCAATAGAACAGTGGTTTTTAAGTAG
- a CDS encoding HprK-related kinase A has protein sequence MIATISDLSSLQLSSILGGSGLYLKTGPFCYRIRSSAAAVAEGIHVLYGNNKFYSNLEFVDFDIRLDSPNWLRRWFRPKLDFYFDHQTPFKPLPLSQAYAFLEWGMNWCISIHMNQYLKLHAAVLERNGKALVMPGAPGAGKSTLCAALVLRGWRLLSDEHALISLENSDLIPVCRPISLKNESIQIIKSFDPSVVLGPMSADTHKGTVAHMKPDTHSVELDSQTVKPGWVIFPKYTAEASLRLTERIKETAFLKTADQSFNYSLLGAQGFDVMSRLIEASDCYNLSYSNLEEAVSTLNQLSEVRG, from the coding sequence ATGATTGCAACAATCTCTGACTTATCTTCTTTGCAATTGTCTTCAATACTTGGTGGTTCTGGTCTTTATCTCAAAACCGGGCCATTTTGTTATCGAATACGCTCATCAGCAGCAGCTGTTGCCGAAGGGATTCATGTCTTATATGGAAACAATAAATTCTACTCAAACTTGGAATTTGTTGACTTTGATATACGGTTAGATTCTCCGAATTGGTTACGACGCTGGTTCCGGCCCAAACTGGACTTTTATTTCGACCATCAGACGCCATTTAAACCCTTGCCATTGTCACAGGCATACGCATTTTTAGAGTGGGGTATGAACTGGTGTATTTCAATTCATATGAACCAATATTTAAAGTTACATGCTGCGGTTCTCGAGAGAAATGGTAAAGCGTTGGTGATGCCTGGCGCACCGGGCGCCGGAAAGAGTACTCTGTGCGCTGCCTTGGTTTTACGCGGTTGGCGATTGTTGTCAGACGAGCATGCGCTGATTTCTTTGGAGAATAGCGATCTCATTCCTGTTTGTCGTCCAATTAGTTTAAAGAATGAGTCTATTCAGATTATAAAATCATTTGATCCAAGCGTTGTGCTAGGTCCGATGAGTGCTGATACCCACAAGGGTACAGTGGCCCATATGAAGCCGGATACCCATTCCGTTGAGCTTGATAGTCAAACAGTAAAGCCAGGTTGGGTCATATTTCCAAAATACACTGCAGAAGCTTCTTTGAGGTTAACAGAAAGAATCAAAGAGACTGCTTTCTTGAAAACCGCTGATCAGTCATTTAATTATAGTTTGTTGGGTGCCCAAGGTTTTGATGTGATGTCGAGGTTGATTGAAGCAAGCGATTGCTACAATTTAAGTTATTCCAATTTGGAAGAAGCAGTTTCCACTTTGAACCAACTGAGCGAAGTTAGAGGATGA
- a CDS encoding diacylglycerol kinase, with the protein MNILQRIKHRLVNATRYSLAGIRAAWHNEEAFRFEFALALILMPAAFWLGESFLVRSLLMGSWLLVMVVEILNSALEAVVDQVTSEYTELAGRAKDMGSAAVMLSIIITVLVWFGVILDRWWF; encoded by the coding sequence ATGAATATTCTTCAACGCATCAAACATCGGCTAGTTAATGCTACTCGCTATTCTTTGGCGGGCATTAGAGCCGCCTGGCATAATGAAGAGGCTTTTCGTTTTGAGTTTGCGCTGGCCTTAATCCTCATGCCTGCTGCATTTTGGCTTGGCGAAAGCTTTCTGGTCAGGAGCCTGCTGATGGGTAGCTGGCTGCTGGTGATGGTGGTTGAAATATTGAATTCTGCCTTGGAAGCAGTCGTGGATCAGGTAACTTCGGAATATACGGAGCTTGCCGGACGCGCTAAAGATATGGGTTCGGCAGCAGTGATGTTAAGTATTATTATCACGGTGCTGGTATGGTTCGGCGTAATACTTGATCGTTGGTGGTTCTGA
- a CDS encoding PQQ-dependent sugar dehydrogenase, which produces MLILLVAVSPLPTLTLLGYETWSQHQLPLNLFLEKSLDKLFPGQPDDSILTPNQSTESLPAEYSLWGANVSNPLNTTTGISRKVLVTSAQELRQAVARAQPGTLIQLSPGTYPITHKIQITNAGIRDAPILLMAEQLNQVKLKVNTTEGVLVNAPYWTFQNLDIEGVCTNHSQCEHAFHIVGMADHTTLRNNRIYNFNAHVKGNGIGENNAREFPDDVLLQGNSFFNTSIRNTANPVTLIDVIGGERWMLRENLIADFSKGQGNHISYGAFLKGNGRDGIIEQNLVICEMGLPADQGIRIGLSLGGGGSSAYACQNNNCDTEHRNGVIRNNIVMDCSKDVGIYLNRAQNTLIAHNTLSHTLGIDVRYATSTATVINNAINGRLLARDEGSYSSQNNFITQKTLFTLTNLKRWLNSSTPMPLSSEIAPLLVNTGIPSNDIDDDFCGKPRADNLPDIGAVELSNTSICRDDRAAQLTPREIARTTSANGKVNFRVVTPNPIVNSIRKGIKVKITDLVKISTANKTNAPSEVSLLLSGNDHSDRLFVSSMNGQIHILKSNIPLTQPFLDLALIRMPHFYWDGTEKGLVSFTFHPDFALPGTPGYRKFYTAHSERPSGKEDNPGTPVFASTTGLIHHYSIITEWMVKTDNPDIIDQKSRREVLRIAQPLRDHNVGMIAFKPNTTATGEDYGLLYIAVGDGGNTVKPGEKSDTDKNRLGQDTSTIFGSIIRINPFSGSQQPGYQIPQNNPFVGRTGYAPEIWAYGFRNPQHFSWDIAGSGQMFIADIGQTQIEEINLGLAGANYGWSEREGTFATNHEDQNELFERPLLDRLSKYTYPIAQYDHDEGRAITGGYVYRGQAIPELYGKYIFGDIHNGRIFYIDTDQIRDAEQTRIFELQLIYQGEEMQLLDIMKTNRADLRFGVDDQNEIYVLTKQDGMIRKLVR; this is translated from the coding sequence ATGCTAATTCTGCTGGTTGCGGTTTCGCCGCTACCAACGCTAACTTTGTTAGGATACGAAACCTGGTCTCAGCATCAGTTACCTTTAAACCTATTCCTAGAAAAAAGTCTAGACAAACTTTTTCCTGGTCAGCCTGACGATTCCATTCTGACACCGAATCAAAGTACCGAATCACTTCCCGCAGAATATAGCCTCTGGGGAGCCAATGTCAGCAACCCCTTAAACACCACCACCGGAATTTCAAGGAAGGTGCTGGTGACATCAGCACAAGAACTTAGACAGGCCGTAGCAAGAGCACAGCCCGGCACGTTGATTCAACTTTCACCAGGCACCTACCCGATAACACATAAAATTCAAATCACCAACGCCGGAATCAGAGACGCACCCATTCTGCTGATGGCCGAACAACTTAATCAGGTAAAGCTGAAGGTCAACACAACGGAAGGAGTTTTGGTCAACGCTCCCTACTGGACATTTCAAAACCTGGATATCGAAGGTGTTTGTACGAACCACTCCCAATGTGAACACGCTTTTCATATTGTCGGTATGGCCGATCATACGACATTACGGAACAACCGTATTTACAACTTTAATGCGCATGTCAAAGGCAACGGCATTGGTGAAAATAATGCGCGGGAATTTCCCGACGACGTACTCCTTCAAGGCAACAGTTTCTTTAACACCAGCATTCGGAATACCGCAAATCCGGTTACGCTGATAGACGTCATCGGTGGCGAGCGCTGGATGTTACGCGAAAATCTGATTGCCGATTTTTCCAAAGGCCAGGGTAACCACATCAGTTACGGTGCGTTTCTCAAAGGCAATGGCCGCGACGGCATCATTGAACAAAATTTGGTGATATGTGAAATGGGGTTGCCAGCCGATCAAGGCATCAGAATCGGGCTCTCTTTGGGCGGCGGCGGTTCATCGGCCTACGCCTGCCAAAACAACAACTGCGACACCGAACATCGTAACGGTGTCATTCGAAATAATATCGTCATGGATTGCTCAAAGGACGTTGGTATTTACCTAAACCGTGCGCAAAACACACTCATTGCTCATAACACTTTGAGTCATACGCTAGGCATTGATGTGCGCTATGCAACCAGCACAGCAACAGTGATTAACAACGCTATCAATGGTCGCCTGCTTGCCAGGGACGAGGGGAGTTACAGTTCGCAAAATAATTTTATAACGCAGAAAACATTGTTTACCTTAACGAATTTAAAGCGCTGGCTTAATTCATCCACGCCAATGCCTTTATCTTCGGAAATAGCGCCATTATTAGTCAATACAGGAATTCCATCCAATGATATCGATGACGACTTCTGCGGGAAACCACGAGCGGATAATTTACCGGATATTGGCGCTGTAGAACTTAGCAACACCAGCATCTGTCGTGACGATAGAGCGGCTCAACTAACACCGCGAGAAATTGCAAGAACCACGTCAGCTAACGGAAAAGTAAATTTTAGGGTTGTCACACCTAACCCAATCGTCAACTCAATCAGGAAGGGCATCAAAGTTAAAATTACTGACTTGGTAAAAATCAGTACCGCAAACAAGACGAACGCTCCTTCCGAAGTGAGCCTGTTACTATCAGGCAATGATCATTCTGATCGGCTATTCGTCAGTAGCATGAATGGCCAGATACACATACTCAAAAGTAACATTCCCCTCACTCAACCATTTTTGGACCTCGCTCTAATTCGTATGCCACATTTTTATTGGGATGGCACAGAAAAAGGTCTCGTCTCCTTTACCTTTCATCCAGACTTCGCTTTACCCGGAACTCCTGGTTACAGAAAATTCTACACGGCCCACTCGGAGCGCCCAAGCGGCAAAGAGGACAACCCTGGCACACCTGTATTTGCCAGCACCACTGGTCTTATTCATCACTATTCAATCATTACCGAATGGATGGTCAAAACCGACAACCCTGACATTATTGATCAAAAATCTCGCAGAGAAGTGTTAAGAATTGCACAGCCTTTGAGAGACCATAACGTCGGGATGATTGCCTTCAAACCAAATACAACCGCAACCGGCGAGGACTATGGCTTACTCTACATCGCAGTAGGAGACGGCGGAAACACCGTCAAACCCGGTGAGAAATCGGACACCGACAAAAACCGATTGGGACAGGATACCAGTACTATATTTGGCAGTATTATTCGCATCAATCCTTTTAGCGGCTCCCAACAACCAGGTTACCAAATTCCGCAAAACAATCCCTTCGTAGGCCGTACCGGTTATGCTCCTGAAATTTGGGCCTACGGGTTTCGCAACCCACAACATTTCAGTTGGGATATAGCGGGCAGTGGGCAGATGTTTATTGCCGACATAGGACAAACCCAAATCGAAGAAATCAATTTAGGTCTTGCCGGAGCGAATTACGGTTGGAGCGAACGTGAAGGCACCTTCGCCACCAACCATGAAGATCAAAACGAATTGTTTGAACGACCCTTACTGGATAGATTATCAAAATACACCTACCCCATCGCGCAATACGATCATGATGAAGGAAGGGCCATTACCGGAGGCTATGTATATCGGGGGCAGGCTATTCCAGAACTTTACGGAAAATACATTTTCGGCGACATTCATAACGGTCGAATTTTTTATATCGATACCGACCAAATTCGCGACGCAGAGCAAACCCGCATTTTTGAACTTCAACTAATATACCAGGGTGAGGAAATGCAGTTACTCGATATAATGAAAACGAATAGAGCTGATTTACGCTTCGGCGTCGATGATCAAAACGAAATCTATGTTCTAACTAAACAGGACGGAATGATTCGCAAATTGGTTCGCTAA
- a CDS encoding ABC transporter ATP-binding protein, whose translation MIVAEGLTKRVSTLAGDLTILSKVSLEIKSGESVAVVGISGSGKSTLLGLLAGLDEPSAGKVILAGQDLSLLDEDGRALLRGKYVGFIFQSFQLLPSLTALENVLLPLEIKGCDDAEIKAKNLLARVGLAERIGHYPAQLSGGEQQRVAIARAFVTEPTILFADEPTGNLDTQTGEKIIDLLFELNREKYTTLVMVTHDDHLASRCDRKVSLEVGRVVNLDETAT comes from the coding sequence ATGATTGTGGCAGAGGGGCTGACTAAAAGAGTGAGCACTCTGGCTGGTGATTTGACCATTCTGTCGAAGGTTAGTTTAGAGATCAAGTCTGGCGAGTCGGTGGCGGTGGTCGGGATTTCGGGTTCGGGTAAATCTACATTACTTGGTCTGTTGGCCGGATTGGATGAACCGAGTGCTGGTAAAGTGATTCTCGCCGGACAGGATCTGAGTTTATTGGATGAAGACGGCCGCGCGCTGCTACGTGGTAAATATGTGGGCTTTATATTCCAGTCATTCCAGCTCTTACCGAGCTTAACGGCATTGGAAAATGTACTATTGCCTTTAGAGATCAAAGGTTGCGATGATGCTGAAATTAAAGCGAAAAATTTATTGGCGAGAGTAGGTTTGGCCGAGCGCATAGGTCACTATCCTGCCCAGCTCTCCGGCGGGGAGCAGCAGCGGGTGGCTATCGCCAGGGCTTTTGTAACCGAGCCGACTATTTTATTTGCCGATGAGCCAACGGGGAACCTTGATACGCAAACGGGTGAAAAAATAATTGATCTGTTGTTTGAACTCAATCGAGAAAAGTACACAACTCTGGTGATGGTGACTCACGACGACCATTTGGCGTCGCGCTGTGATCGTAAGGTTAGCCTGGAAGTTGGCAGAGTGGTGAATCTGGATGAGACGGCTACTTAA
- a CDS encoding nucleotidyltransferase family protein — protein sequence MNYPSYTLVEVLRDPAILQSLTLDDWNVLIPQARHALLLGRLHVLIEQNNLTDSLPSAPLNHSLSAFLASEKQRATTLWEVTKIIKALEPISAPVILLKGAAYIASGLDLAKGRLLSDIDLLVSKKQIKEAEQAFASHGWISSKTDSYDQRYYREWMHEIPPLQHLVRKGFLDVHHTILPPTAKYKPDPNKIIDAKREISPGVFTLCSEDILIHSTTHLFHEGEFDHGLRDLNDIKELLCYFEQNESGFWDRLVPRAKELGLLKPLYYGLHYSKQILQAQVPDNVMRSAHCGAPGVLMGRLMDWLFLRALRPNHPSCNMPGSSLARLLLYIRSHYLRMPMHLLFPHLIRKAWKKRFEKKEDQVVLMPKQP from the coding sequence ATGAACTATCCATCATATACGTTGGTAGAGGTGCTTCGTGATCCTGCAATATTACAAAGTCTTACGCTAGATGACTGGAACGTGCTGATACCACAGGCTAGGCATGCCCTGTTGCTAGGGCGTTTACATGTGTTGATTGAGCAGAATAACTTAACGGACTCGCTGCCGTCGGCACCATTGAATCACAGCCTATCTGCGTTTTTAGCCTCGGAAAAACAAAGGGCGACTACTTTATGGGAGGTGACAAAGATAATTAAGGCTTTGGAGCCTATTTCTGCGCCAGTAATTTTACTTAAAGGAGCGGCCTATATTGCCTCTGGTCTTGATCTCGCTAAAGGCCGACTACTTTCCGATATCGATTTGTTAGTGTCAAAAAAACAAATCAAAGAGGCAGAACAAGCTTTCGCTTCTCATGGTTGGATTTCAAGTAAAACTGATAGCTATGACCAGCGCTACTACCGTGAGTGGATGCATGAAATCCCGCCTCTCCAGCATTTAGTACGGAAAGGTTTTCTTGATGTTCATCACACCATATTGCCGCCAACTGCGAAATATAAACCAGACCCAAATAAGATTATTGATGCGAAACGAGAGATTTCGCCTGGGGTGTTCACTCTTTGCTCAGAGGATATTTTAATCCATAGCACTACGCACTTGTTCCATGAAGGCGAATTCGACCATGGTTTGCGGGATTTGAACGATATCAAAGAATTATTATGCTACTTTGAGCAAAACGAATCAGGCTTCTGGGATCGGTTGGTGCCGCGAGCCAAGGAGTTGGGTTTGCTCAAGCCGCTTTACTATGGGCTGCATTACTCCAAACAGATTCTTCAAGCACAAGTACCCGACAATGTGATGCGCAGTGCTCATTGCGGAGCCCCAGGCGTCTTAATGGGGAGATTGATGGATTGGTTGTTTTTACGTGCATTAAGACCGAATCACCCAAGCTGTAACATGCCGGGATCGAGTCTTGCACGACTACTACTCTATATTCGATCGCACTATTTACGCATGCCTATGCATTTGTTGTTTCCACATTTGATTCGCAAAGCATGGAAAAAACGATTTGAAAAAAAAGAAGATCAAGTAGTATTGATGCCGAAACAACCGTAA